One part of the Hydrogenobacter sp. T-2 genome encodes these proteins:
- a CDS encoding efflux RND transporter periplasmic adaptor subunit, whose protein sequence is MKKVLMALPFIFGAVLVLYFAVRVNKENYAVVKEEEVKTLVYGSGYAKAENYVVVRAEVSGYIKEVFVKEGDFVRKGQPLTTIDSKTIDASIKEVSERINLVRERLREGSPYLKSLESGIESARINMENSKSLFERRERLFSQGLIPKEAYEQSKTQYEVSRREYERLKSNYQDVIVSLRSEERVLLAEREKLLREKEKYVIRSPVEGYVLKKFVNPGDYINHMSQENRLFSVGSKGWEVWLEVDEEYAGMLREGQRVILRVDAYPNERFEGKVLQVIREVDRNRKLITVKVYAELPEGLPNGSTVDGQIEVESKKAVLIPASAYQDGHVLLYDGVRRVKVPVKVGRRYGEYLEVLEGLKPGDKVVMP, encoded by the coding sequence ATGAAAAAAGTTCTCATGGCTCTTCCTTTTATTTTTGGTGCGGTGTTAGTGCTTTATTTTGCGGTAAGGGTAAATAAAGAAAATTATGCGGTGGTTAAAGAAGAGGAGGTTAAAACCCTTGTGTATGGCTCTGGCTATGCAAAAGCGGAAAACTACGTGGTAGTAAGGGCGGAGGTCTCTGGCTACATAAAAGAAGTCTTCGTAAAAGAGGGGGATTTTGTAAGAAAAGGACAACCCCTCACCACTATTGATTCAAAAACCATAGACGCAAGCATAAAAGAAGTGTCCGAGAGGATAAACCTTGTGCGTGAAAGGTTAAGAGAAGGCTCTCCATACCTAAAAAGCCTTGAAAGTGGTATTGAATCTGCAAGGATAAACATGGAAAACAGCAAAAGCCTTTTTGAAAGAAGAGAAAGGCTTTTCTCTCAGGGTCTTATACCAAAAGAAGCATACGAGCAGAGTAAAACTCAGTATGAGGTAAGCAGGAGAGAATATGAAAGATTAAAGAGCAACTATCAGGATGTCATAGTTTCTCTTAGGTCTGAGGAAAGGGTGCTGTTGGCGGAAAGGGAAAAACTATTGAGAGAAAAGGAAAAGTATGTTATAAGAAGCCCTGTAGAGGGATATGTCCTCAAAAAGTTTGTAAACCCAGGGGACTACATAAACCACATGAGCCAAGAAAACAGGCTTTTCTCAGTAGGCTCAAAAGGTTGGGAGGTTTGGCTTGAGGTGGACGAAGAGTATGCAGGCATGCTAAGGGAGGGACAAAGGGTTATCCTTAGAGTAGACGCTTACCCTAATGAGAGGTTTGAGGGGAAAGTCCTTCAAGTAATAAGGGAAGTGGACAGAAATAGAAAACTTATTACTGTGAAAGTTTATGCTGAGCTACCTGAAGGCCTTCCCAACGGCTCAACGGTGGACGGTCAGATAGAAGTAGAAAGCAAGAAAGCAGTCCTTATCCCAGCAAGTGCTTACCAAGATGGTCATGTGCTTTTGTATGATGGTGTTAGAAGAGTCAAAGTCCCTGTAAAGGTTGGCAGAAGATACGGAGAATATCTTGAAGTCTTGGAGGGGCTAAAGCCCGGAGACAAAGTAGTAATGCCATGA
- a CDS encoding ABC transporter ATP-binding protein, which translates to MRIIELRGVKKSIGQEQILKGIDLEVYSGEFVAIIGASGSGKSSMLYIMGLLDKPTEGEVLFEGQVVDFSNERKLSEIRNRRIGFVFQFHYLLPEFTLMENVILPAIKMGMERKEAEERAYELLKALGLGGKERRRIFQISGGEMQRVAIARALINKPSVILADEPTGNLDSKNTQAVMEIFKEINSQGTTIVMVTHELELAEQAHRIIEVKDGLILKYS; encoded by the coding sequence ATGAGGATAATAGAGTTAAGAGGTGTAAAAAAGTCTATAGGTCAAGAACAGATACTTAAGGGCATAGACCTTGAGGTATACAGTGGAGAGTTTGTTGCCATAATAGGGGCAAGTGGCTCTGGAAAAAGCTCCATGCTTTACATTATGGGGCTTCTTGATAAACCTACAGAGGGAGAGGTCTTATTTGAGGGTCAAGTGGTTGACTTTTCCAACGAAAGAAAGCTATCAGAAATAAGAAACAGAAGGATAGGCTTTGTTTTTCAGTTTCATTATCTCCTTCCTGAGTTTACCCTTATGGAAAACGTCATACTACCTGCCATAAAGATGGGCATGGAAAGAAAGGAAGCGGAAGAGAGGGCTTATGAGCTTTTGAAGGCTTTGGGGCTTGGTGGAAAGGAAAGGAGAAGGATTTTTCAGATATCTGGCGGTGAGATGCAAAGGGTTGCCATAGCAAGGGCTCTTATAAACAAGCCTTCTGTAATACTTGCGGACGAGCCGACGGGAAACTTAGACAGCAAAAACACTCAAGCGGTTATGGAGATATTCAAGGAGATAAACTCTCAGGGCACTACCATAGTGATGGTAACCCACGAGCTTGAATTGGCAGAGCAAGCTCATAGGATAATAGAGGTAAAGGATGGGCTTATTCTAAAATATTCTTGA
- a CDS encoding multiheme c-type cytochrome: MIILFVLFAFISSCGDVFVEKDLLERPQAKRCSDCHAEIFKEWEKSRHAMAWKSEKFKLESEEYTKTKCLSCHAPHQVDPEIKPSLRVEFREDGVSCVACHFKEQTKAMHGPHKVWSPPHPSKQDFNYTKSFFCAGCHQETYKEWHLTKVQKSCQDCHMPSMGDKRLVQKFPFEYFHSKKPRHDHSFPVGIAKSEDIKIELEREENLRLKVTNIGIPHNLPTADQGDPKLYIIVDAELPNGESSKIVRVLSYQARNALVYGVPTYIELPWHEVKSLKLSIQRKLSWKEEREKIKEMTLK; encoded by the coding sequence ATGATAATTCTTTTTGTCCTCTTTGCCTTTATAAGCTCCTGTGGAGATGTGTTTGTGGAAAAGGACTTGCTTGAAAGGCCACAAGCGAAACGGTGTTCCGACTGCCATGCGGAGATATTCAAGGAGTGGGAAAAGAGTAGGCATGCTATGGCGTGGAAGAGCGAAAAGTTCAAGCTTGAAAGTGAGGAATACACCAAGACAAAATGTCTCTCCTGTCATGCTCCACATCAGGTTGACCCAGAAATAAAACCATCACTTAGAGTTGAGTTTAGAGAAGATGGAGTTTCTTGTGTCGCATGCCACTTTAAGGAACAAACAAAAGCCATGCACGGACCACACAAGGTATGGTCTCCACCCCATCCTTCAAAGCAAGACTTTAACTATACGAAATCCTTTTTCTGTGCTGGATGCCATCAGGAAACATACAAAGAATGGCATTTGACGAAGGTTCAAAAGTCCTGTCAGGATTGCCATATGCCCTCTATGGGAGATAAAAGGCTTGTCCAGAAGTTTCCCTTTGAATACTTCCACAGTAAAAAGCCAAGACATGACCACAGCTTTCCAGTAGGCATAGCAAAATCAGAAGACATAAAAATTGAGCTGGAAAGGGAAGAGAACCTCAGGTTAAAAGTAACCAACATAGGAATTCCTCACAACCTCCCCACCGCCGACCAAGGAGACCCCAAGCTATATATCATAGTAGATGCAGAATTGCCCAATGGAGAGTCCTCTAAAATAGTCAGAGTATTGTCCTATCAGGCAAGGAATGCTCTAGTATATGGAGTCCCCACTTACATTGAACTTCCTTGGCATGAGGTCAAGAGCTTAAAACTAAGCATTCAAAGGAAGCTAAGCTGGAAAGAGGAAAGGGAGAAGATAAAGGAGATGACGCTCAAATAG
- a CDS encoding ABC transporter permease, translating to MTHVLFVAFNLLLQRKRQTLVSVLGVSIGVSAFIVMSSLMLGFQNYFIQQVIDLEPHIKIKPREETQQVEAKAVLLGEKPKEKDRILGWQDIVQEVEKHPEVLGVSPRLVSRGILKYGVKDKPVTLLGIDPQREPKASIIEKFLVHKNLHRLETNRTGVIIGVLVAKSLGIKELGKKLLLVAPNGQTLLVTVEDFFESGITNIDDARVYINIKTLQSLLEKQGEVNEIVIKIVDVNHAEKLSRELQESIPYEVESWQRAYRNFLSIFKIQNTITYMIVFAILTVSAFGIFNIIMMTVLEKKRDIAILMAMGFLRRDILFIFMVEGFVIGILGAIIGSLLGFGLQEYLESIRLDVEGLVRTKGFVLDRSPIFYVYALVFSLFFSLLASLYPSYRASRLNPVDIFRSQ from the coding sequence ATGACGCATGTGCTTTTTGTGGCTTTTAATCTTCTACTTCAGAGGAAAAGGCAGACCCTCGTTTCTGTGCTTGGCGTTTCCATAGGTGTCTCTGCCTTTATAGTTATGAGTTCTCTCATGCTTGGCTTTCAAAACTACTTTATACAACAAGTGATAGACCTTGAGCCACACATAAAGATAAAGCCAAGAGAAGAGACACAGCAGGTAGAAGCCAAGGCAGTTTTACTTGGAGAAAAGCCAAAGGAAAAGGACAGGATACTGGGCTGGCAGGATATAGTGCAGGAGGTAGAAAAACATCCAGAGGTCTTAGGTGTATCACCAAGACTTGTAAGCAGAGGCATCCTAAAGTATGGAGTAAAGGACAAGCCAGTAACCCTTTTGGGCATTGACCCTCAGAGAGAGCCAAAGGCATCCATAATAGAGAAGTTTTTGGTGCATAAAAACCTACACAGACTGGAGACAAACAGAACGGGAGTTATCATAGGAGTCCTCGTGGCAAAAAGTCTTGGTATAAAGGAGCTTGGCAAAAAACTTCTCTTAGTGGCACCCAACGGACAGACTCTTTTAGTTACAGTAGAGGACTTTTTTGAATCTGGCATAACCAACATAGATGACGCAAGGGTATACATAAACATAAAGACCCTACAGAGCCTTTTGGAAAAGCAAGGGGAGGTCAACGAAATAGTGATAAAAATAGTAGATGTAAACCATGCGGAAAAACTCTCAAGAGAACTCCAAGAGTCTATACCCTACGAGGTAGAAAGCTGGCAGAGGGCATACAGGAACTTCCTAAGCATCTTCAAAATACAAAACACTATAACCTACATGATAGTCTTTGCCATATTGACCGTGTCCGCCTTTGGTATCTTTAACATAATAATGATGACAGTTTTGGAGAAGAAAAGGGACATCGCCATTCTGATGGCTATGGGTTTTTTGAGGAGAGATATCCTTTTTATCTTTATGGTAGAGGGCTTTGTAATAGGTATTCTTGGGGCTATAATTGGGTCTTTGCTGGGCTTTGGGCTTCAGGAATACCTTGAGTCCATAAGGCTTGATGTGGAGGGGCTTGTAAGGACAAAGGGCTTTGTGCTTGACAGAAGTCCCATATTTTATGTGTATGCCTTGGTCTTTTCTCTCTTCTTTTCCCTTCTGGCAAGCCTATACCCATCCTATAGGGCAAGTAGACTAAACCCTGTGGACATCTTTAGAAGCCAATGA
- a CDS encoding cytochrome c oxidase subunit I, which translates to MYGVTSLVFFLIAGLSALAIRMELYQPGLQYMGEDTYNKALTIHGVLMQFWWAVGIWSSFGNYLLPLMIGARDVAFPRLNALSYWFFFAASVLALITLLPGNHIRMLWTGYPPFSLNENAGPVAFYALIIHLLGASSLAGAINLVVTNLTMRAPGITLKKMNLFLHSFLAMNVIQILGVPALAGAVTMLLMDKYFHTAFFDPTRGGDPLLYQNLFWFYSHPVVYVMILPAFGVISEIVATFSRREIFGRTSMIFAIWGIAILGFMVWIHHMFTSGVPDWIRIVFSYTTVLIGVPTGIKIFNWIFTLYKGSIRFTTPMLYILSAIFMFLIGGLTGIPLGLPAFDIAVHDSHFVVAHFHYVLGMALTLAAFGGFYYWYPKYTGRMYSELWAKVALVLIMIGSNLFYFLQFIVGLEGMPRRYADYPAIESWVRLHELQTVGAMILGIGIAVAVLNLVFSTKFGKKAEDNPWQSPSLEWLIPSPPPPHNFDKTPHMPEDWDPYNYEWLEKQHKKQ; encoded by the coding sequence ATGTATGGAGTGACCAGCCTTGTGTTCTTCCTTATAGCCGGTCTTTCCGCTCTTGCCATAAGGATGGAGCTCTACCAGCCCGGGCTTCAATATATGGGAGAAGACACCTACAATAAGGCTCTTACTATTCATGGCGTTCTCATGCAATTTTGGTGGGCGGTGGGCATATGGAGTTCCTTTGGAAACTATCTTCTGCCTTTAATGATAGGAGCAAGAGATGTGGCTTTTCCAAGGCTTAATGCTCTTAGCTATTGGTTTTTCTTTGCTGCGAGCGTTTTAGCCCTTATAACACTCCTCCCGGGCAATCACATAAGAATGCTATGGACGGGTTATCCACCCTTCTCCCTCAATGAAAACGCTGGACCTGTAGCCTTTTACGCTCTTATAATCCACCTTCTTGGTGCTTCTTCTTTGGCGGGTGCTATAAACTTGGTGGTAACAAACCTTACTATGAGGGCACCGGGTATAACCCTTAAGAAGATGAACCTCTTTTTGCATTCCTTCTTGGCAATGAACGTAATTCAAATCTTGGGCGTGCCTGCCCTTGCAGGTGCGGTAACTATGCTCCTTATGGATAAATACTTCCACACAGCTTTCTTTGACCCCACAAGGGGAGGAGACCCCCTTCTGTATCAAAACCTTTTCTGGTTTTATTCTCATCCTGTGGTTTATGTTATGATCCTGCCTGCCTTTGGTGTTATATCTGAGATAGTGGCAACCTTCTCAAGACGGGAGATATTCGGAAGAACATCTATGATATTTGCCATATGGGGAATTGCTATTCTCGGTTTTATGGTTTGGATACATCATATGTTTACCAGCGGTGTGCCAGATTGGATAAGAATAGTCTTCTCTTACACTACAGTTCTCATAGGTGTGCCAACAGGTATAAAGATATTCAACTGGATATTTACCTTGTATAAGGGTTCTATTAGGTTTACTACACCAATGCTATATATCCTAAGTGCCATATTCATGTTCCTCATAGGTGGTCTTACTGGTATACCTCTTGGTCTTCCTGCCTTTGATATTGCAGTTCATGACTCCCACTTTGTTGTAGCACACTTCCACTATGTGCTTGGTATGGCTCTTACCCTTGCAGCCTTTGGAGGCTTTTACTACTGGTATCCCAAGTATACAGGTAGGATGTATAGCGAGCTCTGGGCAAAGGTTGCTCTTGTGCTCATAATGATAGGTTCGAACCTCTTCTATTTCCTTCAGTTTATAGTAGGTCTTGAGGGTATGCCAAGAAGATATGCGGACTATCCTGCAATAGAAAGCTGGGTGAGACTGCATGAGCTCCAAACCGTAGGTGCTATGATTCTTGGTATAGGCATAGCAGTGGCTGTTCTAAACTTGGTTTTTTCTACAAAATTTGGCAAGAAGGCAGAAGACAACCCTTGGCAGTCTCCATCTCTTGAGTGGCTTATTCCTTCTCCTCCACCGCCTCACAACTTTGACAAGACACCTCACATGCCAGAAGACTGGGACCCCTACAACTACGAGTGGCTTGAAAAACAGCACAAAAAACAATAA
- a CDS encoding potassium channel family protein has translation MKKVFGVIGLGRFGFNVAKTLAEGGAEVIACDIDEEKVKQISELVHQAFILDATDEKALKESGIANADTVIVSIGENIEASILVVVQLMELGVREIIAKAVNPLHGRILERLGVSRVIHPERDMAVRLAHSLLVGGFIEEIPIAENYSIFEMKPPQRLHNKSLRELDLRRKYDMTVLAIKRGDKFIVNPSAEEVIAQDDISVVLGRRKKIGVL, from the coding sequence ATGAAAAAGGTCTTTGGAGTTATAGGGCTCGGTAGGTTTGGTTTTAATGTGGCAAAAACCCTTGCAGAAGGCGGTGCGGAAGTTATAGCTTGTGATATAGATGAGGAGAAAGTCAAACAAATATCGGAGCTTGTTCATCAAGCCTTTATATTAGATGCAACCGATGAGAAAGCCCTCAAGGAGTCTGGTATTGCCAATGCAGACACGGTGATAGTGAGCATCGGAGAGAATATAGAAGCGAGCATATTGGTGGTAGTCCAGCTTATGGAGTTAGGAGTAAGGGAGATAATAGCCAAGGCGGTAAACCCTCTACATGGAAGAATACTTGAAAGGCTTGGAGTAAGCAGAGTTATACACCCTGAAAGGGATATGGCTGTAAGACTTGCCCATTCCCTTCTTGTGGGCGGGTTTATAGAGGAGATACCCATAGCGGAAAACTACAGTATATTTGAGATGAAACCTCCACAGAGATTGCATAACAAAAGCCTTAGAGAGCTTGACTTAAGAAGAAAATACGACATGACAGTCCTCGCCATAAAGAGAGGAGACAAGTTCATAGTAAACCCATCAGCGGAAGAGGTGATAGCTCAAGACGACATTTCAGTGGTGTTAGGCAGAAGAAAAAAGATAGGAGTTTTATGA
- the coxB gene encoding cytochrome c oxidase subunit II, producing the protein MKEVLAYPANYWQTMYEIWLFIAVVIYLVVFIPGAYFLVKYRYRKGVNEKAQHVHESKALEVLWTIIPTIVVIYLATQSFAFYRIQRNAPENAMEIKVTAFMWGWEFEYPNGKKVFSFFNSVINPETNAYLKPEEVNDMFKAYIPADTPIKVLCTSRDVIHSFYVHPAKVTEDCVPGRITHMWFQINKPGEYWAFCREYCGTQHSKMAAVLKVVPKEEFEKWLNEGMQTNNTSYKQNL; encoded by the coding sequence ATGAAAGAAGTGCTTGCCTATCCTGCCAACTATTGGCAGACCATGTATGAGATATGGCTGTTTATAGCGGTGGTTATCTACCTTGTGGTTTTCATACCCGGAGCATATTTTCTCGTTAAATACCGCTACAGAAAAGGTGTTAACGAAAAGGCACAGCATGTGCACGAAAGCAAAGCTCTTGAAGTTCTCTGGACTATAATACCCACAATAGTTGTCATATACTTAGCAACACAGAGCTTTGCCTTTTATAGAATCCAAAGAAATGCTCCTGAAAATGCCATGGAAATAAAGGTCACAGCTTTCATGTGGGGTTGGGAGTTTGAGTATCCAAATGGTAAAAAAGTATTTTCCTTCTTCAACAGTGTGATAAACCCAGAGACTAATGCATATCTTAAGCCAGAAGAGGTGAACGATATGTTTAAGGCATACATACCTGCGGACACGCCTATTAAAGTTCTCTGTACCTCAAGGGATGTGATACACTCCTTCTACGTGCACCCGGCAAAGGTTACAGAAGACTGTGTCCCAGGTAGGATAACCCATATGTGGTTTCAGATAAACAAACCCGGGGAATACTGGGCATTTTGTAGAGAATACTGCGGAACGCAGCATTCAAAAATGGCCGCAGTGCTAAAGGTAGTTCCAAAGGAAGAATTTGAAAAGTGGCTTAACGAAGGTATGCAAACAAACAACACTTCATATAAACAAAACCTTTAA
- a CDS encoding SCO family protein, with protein MSLLLLSMMILSMIFAREPYEYGRYTSYYGEQDVSVVKIQEELFIGKEVADVRVKTLNGETQLKEFIKGKPTALLFAYYTCDTVCPITAENLYKQSKNLSKDYRYVILSFDEKDNLNTMKDFVQKNFGTTNLPDNWLVGMLSKEDIRKITQSVGYKFYYIDRDRIFIHPNVTIFLSPDGKVMRYLYGAFLRDKDISLAFVDAQREKPSVNNIVDLAILACYRYDHTRSRYVIDPTLIFAGIGILGVIGTFTLAYFYSRNKKEVHP; from the coding sequence ATGAGTCTGCTTTTGCTTTCCATGATGATTCTTTCTATGATTTTTGCAAGAGAGCCTTACGAATATGGTAGATATACAAGCTATTATGGAGAGCAGGACGTTAGCGTGGTAAAAATTCAAGAGGAGTTGTTCATCGGTAAGGAAGTTGCGGATGTTAGGGTAAAAACCCTCAATGGGGAGACTCAGCTCAAGGAATTCATAAAAGGCAAGCCCACTGCTCTGCTCTTTGCCTATTATACCTGTGATACGGTTTGCCCCATAACTGCGGAAAATCTCTATAAACAATCAAAAAATCTCTCCAAAGACTACAGGTATGTGATTCTCTCCTTTGACGAGAAGGATAACCTTAACACCATGAAGGATTTTGTGCAAAAGAACTTTGGCACGACTAACTTACCCGATAACTGGCTTGTAGGAATGCTTTCCAAAGAAGACATAAGGAAAATAACCCAGTCTGTAGGTTATAAGTTCTACTACATAGACAGGGACAGAATCTTCATACATCCAAACGTCACCATATTCCTATCTCCAGATGGAAAGGTCATGCGTTACCTCTACGGTGCTTTCCTTAGAGACAAGGACATAAGCCTTGCCTTTGTGGACGCTCAGAGAGAAAAGCCTTCTGTTAACAATATCGTAGACCTTGCTATACTTGCATGCTATAGATATGACCATACGAGAAGTAGGTATGTTATAGACCCAACGCTAATATTTGCAGGCATTGGTATACTTGGTGTTATAGGGACTTTTACTCTTGCATATTTTTATAGTAGAAATAAAAAGGAGGTGCACCCATGA
- a CDS encoding TrkH family potassium uptake protein, giving the protein MRGFEWTPHRILLVSYLGVILVGSFLLYLPPSTTRDISYLDALFTATSATTVTGLVVLDTEKDFTLSGKFIIFLLVQLGGLGYMTFTTYFLIALRKKLGLRERLILAESFNYPGMHGLVRFVKRMIPVVFLIEFLGALALFPSFLFKLKDPVDALFASVFHAISAFNNAGFSTFSENLMSFRRDLWVNMVISLLIVIGGIGFYTIYELILYKKGEVKRLSTHTKLVFLSSTVLIVLGFMVLLFDIWRFKDLPMEEKILASLFRSISARTAGFNTIDISKLSEASQFVLVNLMFVGASPGGTGGGIKTITAVVVFLAVLSYVRGRPDVVVFGRRLIDAQVHRAMVVLSLAFAYNTLMATLLAELENIRLLPALFETVSAFSTVGFSLGNPKGLSLSADFSPLGKFLIILTMIAGRVGVLGFMLALVGKEKPSHVKLPETRLLL; this is encoded by the coding sequence ATGCGAGGTTTTGAATGGACGCCTCACAGAATACTCCTCGTTTCCTACCTTGGGGTCATACTCGTTGGGTCTTTCCTCTTATACCTTCCACCTTCTACCACAAGAGATATAAGCTATCTTGATGCTCTGTTTACCGCAACCTCAGCTACTACGGTCACAGGACTTGTTGTTTTAGATACAGAAAAGGATTTCACCCTTTCGGGAAAGTTCATTATCTTTCTTCTCGTACAGCTTGGTGGGTTAGGTTATATGACCTTTACTACCTACTTTCTCATAGCACTAAGGAAAAAATTAGGGTTGAGGGAGAGGCTTATATTAGCCGAATCCTTTAACTATCCTGGTATGCACGGGCTTGTAAGGTTTGTAAAGAGGATGATTCCTGTAGTTTTCCTCATTGAATTTCTTGGTGCTCTTGCCCTGTTTCCTTCCTTTCTTTTTAAACTAAAAGACCCTGTGGATGCTCTCTTTGCCAGTGTTTTTCATGCCATTTCCGCCTTTAACAACGCTGGCTTTTCTACTTTCTCGGAAAACCTTATGAGCTTTAGGAGAGACCTCTGGGTCAATATGGTAATAAGCCTTCTTATTGTAATTGGAGGTATAGGCTTTTATACTATCTATGAGCTAATACTTTACAAAAAAGGAGAGGTCAAAAGACTCTCCACCCACACAAAGCTCGTCTTTTTATCCTCCACAGTGCTTATAGTCCTTGGGTTTATGGTGCTCCTTTTTGATATATGGAGGTTTAAAGATTTACCGATGGAGGAGAAAATATTGGCAAGTTTGTTTCGTAGCATATCTGCAAGGACTGCAGGCTTTAACACCATAGACATAAGCAAACTGTCGGAAGCTTCCCAGTTTGTGCTTGTAAACTTAATGTTCGTGGGTGCATCACCCGGTGGGACAGGAGGTGGTATAAAGACCATAACCGCAGTGGTTGTATTTCTTGCTGTTCTCTCTTACGTTAGGGGTAGACCAGATGTGGTGGTCTTTGGTAGGAGGCTTATAGATGCACAGGTGCACAGGGCGATGGTGGTGCTCAGTCTTGCCTTTGCTTACAACACCTTAATGGCAACACTTTTGGCTGAGCTTGAAAACATAAGGCTTCTCCCAGCTCTTTTTGAGACGGTTTCTGCCTTCTCCACCGTTGGGTTTTCCCTCGGTAATCCCAAGGGACTTAGTCTCTCCGCAGACTTTTCACCGCTTGGTAAATTCCTTATAATTCTAACCATGATAGCAGGAAGGGTGGGCGTGCTTGGCTTTATGCTTGCACTTGTTGGTAAAGAAAAGCCAAGTCATGTGAAACTTCCCGAGACGAGGCTCTTGCTATGA
- a CDS encoding cytochrome c oxidase subunit 3, translating to MAQHEVHHHLGEHEYSYWPLPVGLAVLLVPLTFIAFFVWQKPMLALIFGGVSLVLFVLGIAGWVHEFFSKGHEEGLGMPAMMFFIVSEVVIFGTIFAGFYMARVTHADVWSQWVPKGMNLTIPVILTFILWASSATIALAEKFFEKGKNGLSAIFVLLTIALGSAFMVIHIMEWLHLWHEGFTLSSNMYGTGFYMLTGIHTSHIVVGLLTMLVAVFLLLSGKANEHKGHTYIKAITMYWHFVDIMWLLVASSAYLIGSLA from the coding sequence ATGGCACAGCACGAGGTGCACCACCATTTAGGAGAGCACGAGTATAGCTACTGGCCCCTGCCTGTGGGTCTTGCAGTGCTTCTTGTCCCTCTTACCTTTATAGCCTTTTTCGTTTGGCAAAAGCCCATGTTGGCTCTTATCTTTGGGGGTGTAAGTCTTGTCCTTTTTGTGCTTGGTATAGCTGGCTGGGTTCATGAGTTCTTCTCCAAGGGTCACGAAGAAGGGCTTGGTATGCCTGCCATGATGTTTTTCATAGTGTCTGAGGTAGTTATATTCGGGACGATCTTTGCTGGGTTTTACATGGCAAGGGTGACCCATGCAGATGTATGGTCCCAGTGGGTTCCAAAGGGTATGAACCTAACAATACCCGTAATACTTACCTTTATCCTCTGGGCTTCAAGTGCCACAATAGCCCTTGCAGAGAAGTTTTTTGAGAAGGGTAAGAATGGGCTATCCGCTATCTTCGTTTTACTTACAATAGCTTTGGGCTCTGCCTTTATGGTCATACACATTATGGAGTGGCTACATCTATGGCATGAAGGCTTTACCCTAAGCTCCAACATGTATGGTACTGGCTTTTATATGCTTACTGGTATACACACTTCTCACATAGTGGTTGGTCTACTTACTATGCTGGTTGCGGTATTTTTGCTCCTAAGTGGTAAAGCGAACGAACACAAGGGTCATACTTACATCAAAGCCATAACCATGTATTGGCATTTTGTGGACATCATGTGGCTTCTCGTGGCAAGCAGTGCATATCTTATCGGTAGCTTAGCATGA